One segment of Papaver somniferum cultivar HN1 unplaced genomic scaffold, ASM357369v1 unplaced-scaffold_81, whole genome shotgun sequence DNA contains the following:
- the LOC113345251 gene encoding uncharacterized protein LOC113345251 yields MGKHSCIAWAPILWGKCRVLFLRNNKKAKLSKVDNESVHEGHHIPDLPFHIITNILLRLPAKCIFQLRHHTRSTDLLYDLTTDPYFMRAHLDQARATPTIVVRSLSQPIDNCIELFLFDDKAEYVEATSFDLSSYGEERPTDLWGSYDGFLLFTSQSRHLWQFCIWNPITKEQLTVTSPSRLLSVCGFYFHPCKKEYEMVVCRYTARKFDFQILNLRTKHRRSVGSGSYPPSTKRPPVFINGTFYWMVD; encoded by the coding sequence ATGGGTAAACATTCATGCATCGCTTGGGCTCCAATTCTATGGGGAAAGTGTCGTGTTTTATTTCTGAGAAATAATAAGAAAGCCAAGTTATCAAAAGTTGACAATGAATCTGTTCACGAGGGACATCATATCCCTGATCTTCCTTTTCATATCATCACCAACATACTCCTTAGACTTCCCGCAAAGTGCATCTTCCAGTTGAGGCACCATACTAGATCAACTGACTTGTTATATGATTTAACCACGGATCCGTACTTTATGCGCGCACACCTAGACCAAGCCCGAGCTACTCCAACCATTGTTGTGCGATCTCTTTCGCAACCCATTGACAATTGCATAgagctttttctttttgatgataAAGCTGAGTACGTTGAGGCTACAAGCTTCGATCTTAGTTCATATGGCGAGGAGCGCCCAACTGATCTCTGGGGTTCATATGATGGGTTTCTTTTATTCACAAGCCAATCCAGGCATTTATGGCAATTCTGTATTTGGAACCCGATCACAAAAGAACAACTAACCGTCACCTCGCCAAGTCGTCTTTTATCTGTCTGTGGattttacttccatccatgtAAAAAGGAGTACGAAATGGTTGTATGTCGCTATACTGCACGAAAATTCGACTTTCAGATTCTTAATTTAAGAACTAAGCATAGAAGAAGTGTTGGTAGCGGCTCTTACCCTCCAAGTACAAAAAGACCACCTGTATTTATCAACGGGACGTTTTACTGGATGGTGGATTAG